GTTGGATTGCCGCTTAGTTCAACATCTTGCCCGTTGCGTTCTACTGTAATACTTAATTGTTTCATTTCGGCGCTTATAAATAAACTTTGTAATAATACCATGGCATTTTCAAAACTTAGTTCTTGGCCGTTAATTTTTTTAAGAGCATCTTTTTCTTGGATACCCAGTGGATTTTCGCCTACGTTTACAAACATTAGTTTTCCTTCGCCAAATCCTATCGAAAAATCGCCGTAGCCGGCCTTTTCAACTTCGGCTTCGGCTAAATATTCCCACCCAATAGCGGGCAATATACCCGAAAAATCAATTGGTTGATTGCCAATTACATATTTTTCAAAATAGGTACGCACTTCTGGATAAGTCATTTTCACAATTTCGTCAATTAGTTTGTCGTCTTCAAATGGTTTTTTAGGCCCATATTTTTTAGCTAACTGCAGCATTACTTCGCGCCAACCTTTTTTGCCCTTGCTTTTTTGCATAATCAATACATCGAGGCCAAAGCCAATTAGTGCTCCTTTTTGGTAAACATTTAAATAATCGTCTTGTAAATTTTTGTCTAAAATAGCTGCGCTCATTTTGGTAAACGATATGGGGTCAAATTTTTCGGCTAGCAGCATTTTTTCGCGCATATTTTTCATAAAATCTTCGGGAGTGGTAATGCCGCCGCGCACCAATACCAATTGTGCAAAATACTCGGTTGTGCCTTCATACATCCATAAATGTTTCGACATTTTGGGGTTGCGGAAATCAAAGTCGCCAATTTCGTAACTGTGCAGGTTTAGCGGTGTTAAGATGTGCATAAATTCGTGGGCGCAAACTTCGTTTACCATTCCGGTTAGGTGGTCGCCTTGCATTTCGGGCAAATAATAAAACGAACTGTACGAGTGTTCTAAAGCGCCAAAGCCACTCATGGTGCCTGGGTCTTGATTAACCATTTGGTTGCTTCCGGCAAAATAAAATATAAAATTGTAGTTATCAACGGGCAGTTTGCCGCCAAAAAATTTACCTAAAGCCTCTCCCATTGGTTTAATTAGGTTTGCCAGCCAAGCCGCATCAACCAAGCCATTTGGCGAGTAGGCCGATATTTGCACCGCCATATTGCCTACTTTAAAATTAGCGGTATCGGGTTTGCAATACATAAACGGGCTGTCGGCAAGGCGCATATAACTGTCGGCATACAATATGTCTTGGGTAGTATTTACTTGTTTTTTCTTTAGCGGCGAGCTGCCGTACATTTCGGCGGGCTTGTTGATGGTAATTTCGAAAGGGCGCGTTTTTAAGCCATCGAAATACCCAAAGAGACAGTGGCTGTTAAGGGCGTAGTTTTTTCCGGATTCAATATTGCTGCCTCCGGGCTGAAAAACAAAAGGCTTATTGTTTGGAGCATCCCAGGTGTCGTTTACGTAATATTCAATTTTAGCTAAATTTTTTGCTTTTTTAATATAGAATAAATTATCGCCATCGCGTTTTACGGGTAGTTCTTTGCCATTTTTGTCAAAAGCTTTAAAGTTTTCGACGTAGCGGCCAAAATCGTATTTCGAGTAGGTGCCCGGCACTACCGAAGGCAGCATATAAAGTGCTTTACGCGTTTCAATTTTGGGCGTTTTTAGGGTTACTTTAATTTGGTCGTTTTGCACATTAATCAAATCAATGGCAAACTGATATTTATTTTGGGCATGTATTAGAAACGAGCTAATACAAATAAAAACTAAAACTTTAACGGATTTAAACAACATGTTATAATGAATATAAAAAATAGATATTTTATTAATGAAAAATTTGCACAAAGTTACGGTATTTAAATACCCTAATTAATTGACAAAAGGTTAAAATGGGTTAAAACAAAATTCTTTGCCCAAATAGTGTTTTTCCGGAACAATAAGTATTGTATCCGGAAATAAAAATTGCCCATAATTAGGGCAAAATCTAATGAATAAAGGTAGGTAAATTACTCTTTGTTTAAGGTGTCAATAATAATGGTTACGGGGCCGTCGTTTACCGAAGCTACTTGCATATTGGCCCCAAAACTGCCTGTTTGCACCTTTTTACCTAATAGCTCACTAAGGGCTTGGCAAAATTGCTCGTAAATAGCATTGGCTATATTGGGCTGGGCTGCGCGTATAAACGAGGGTCGGTTGCCTTTTTTTGTGCTTGCGTGCAGGGTAAATTGGCTTACTACAAGTACGTCTGCATTAGGTAATTCGTCTATTATTGAGCGGTTCATTTTGCCGTCATCGTCTGAAAAAATACGCAAATTGACTATTTTTTGCGTTAGCCATATTATATCCGGAAGAATTGGTTGCTGCTGTACTGTGTTTAGATTTAGAAATGGATAGCTATTTGCATCGGCTTGTTCAATACCCAATAAAATTAAAAATCCGGAATTTATTTGGGCGTACAAACTGCCATCAATGGTAACAGATGCACTACTAACTCGCTGAATAACAGCCCGCATAAGAACAAAATGGATTTATCTTAATAAATAACAAACTCAAATAATATAATCTCGTTAAACCTAAAAAAATAATTGATTGAATAAGTAGTAGATGTCAATACGCCAAATAGTTTTTAAGCAGCAAAGTCTATTTGTTTTTGTAATTCAAGCACATCGTCCTGAAAAGTTTTGTCAATATCCATTAGGTTTAAAACTGACTGGCAGGCATGGATAACGGTAGTATGGTCGCGCCCGCCAAAATGCTGCCCAATCATTTTTAAAGAGAGGTCGGTAAATTTTTTAGCCAAATACATAGATATTTGCCGCGCTTGTACCACCTCGCGTTTGCGGGTTTTAGCTTTTAGGGTATCGACCGGAAGCCTAAAATAGTCGCTTACTAATTTTTGTATCTCCTCAATAGATATTTGGTGCGAAACATTATTAATAAAATCGCGTATAATAGTTTTGGCTAATTGCAAATCAATGTCGCGGCGTTGCAGCGTTGAGTGCGCTAATAAAGATATTAAAGCACCTTCTAATTCGCGCACATTGGTATTAATATTGTGGGCAACGTATTCAATTACGTTTCGCGGCATTTCAATACAATCGGCAGCCATTTTCGACTCTAAAATTGCGATGCGTGTTTCAAAGTCGGGTACTTTCATGTCGGCGGTTAAGCCCCATTTAAACCTCGATAATAGGCGCTCTTCTATTCCTTTTAGGTCGCGCGGGGGCACATCACTGGTTAGTACTATTTGTTTGTTTAATTGGTGCAAATGGTTAAACGTATGAAAAAAAATATCTTGGGTGCGTTCTTTGTTGGCAAATTGGTATATATCTTCAACAATTAACACATCAACAGCTTGGTGGTAGTTAATAAAATCTTGTACCGAGTTGTTTTTTGCCGCTTCAATAAAATGGTTGGTAAACTTTTCAGCCGAAACATACAATACGGTTTTATTGGGGTAAAGGACCTTAACCATATTGCCCAAAGCATGTACCAAATGGGTTTTGCCTATGCCTGTTGGCCCGTACAATACTAAG
The sequence above is drawn from the Sphingobacteriales bacterium genome and encodes:
- a CDS encoding D-tyrosyl-tRNA(Tyr) deacylase, which codes for MRAVIQRVSSASVTIDGSLYAQINSGFLILLGIEQADANSYPFLNLNTVQQQPILPDIIWLTQKIVNLRIFSDDDGKMNRSIIDELPNADVLVVSQFTLHASTKKGNRPSFIRAAQPNIANAIYEQFCQALSELLGKKVQTGSFGANMQVASVNDGPVTIIIDTLNKE
- a CDS encoding peptidase M61; this translates as MLFKSVKVLVFICISSFLIHAQNKYQFAIDLINVQNDQIKVTLKTPKIETRKALYMLPSVVPGTYSKYDFGRYVENFKAFDKNGKELPVKRDGDNLFYIKKAKNLAKIEYYVNDTWDAPNNKPFVFQPGGSNIESGKNYALNSHCLFGYFDGLKTRPFEITINKPAEMYGSSPLKKKQVNTTQDILYADSYMRLADSPFMYCKPDTANFKVGNMAVQISAYSPNGLVDAAWLANLIKPMGEALGKFFGGKLPVDNYNFIFYFAGSNQMVNQDPGTMSGFGALEHSYSSFYYLPEMQGDHLTGMVNEVCAHEFMHILTPLNLHSYEIGDFDFRNPKMSKHLWMYEGTTEYFAQLVLVRGGITTPEDFMKNMREKMLLAEKFDPISFTKMSAAILDKNLQDDYLNVYQKGALIGFGLDVLIMQKSKGKKGWREVMLQLAKKYGPKKPFEDDKLIDEIVKMTYPEVRTYFEKYVIGNQPIDFSGILPAIGWEYLAEAEVEKAGYGDFSIGFGEGKLMFVNVGENPLGIQEKDALKKINGQELSFENAMVLLQSLFISAEMKQLSITVERNGQDVELSGNPTVTRVKEKNIVRPMANPTAEQKKLADSFFQGINIEK
- the dnaA gene encoding chromosomal replication initiator protein DnaA, which codes for MLLSCQTVWGNCLHTIRNLINNERSFNTWFLPIKPVALENTILTIQVPSSYFYEYLEETFVAEIHTALRKELGTEAQLMYQVVIDRDNKQSLNMMTKGVVSPPNFNKNQPQQNPGGTNGKHPFNDRQNGKPNIPYQNPFAFPGISPMLPFDSQLIPKFTFDNFIEGQCNQLARSAALAVAQKPGGTSFNPLVLYGPTGIGKTHLVHALGNMVKVLYPNKTVLYVSAEKFTNHFIEAAKNNSVQDFINYHQAVDVLIVEDIYQFANKERTQDIFFHTFNHLHQLNKQIVLTSDVPPRDLKGIEERLLSRFKWGLTADMKVPDFETRIAILESKMAADCIEMPRNVIEYVAHNINTNVRELEGALISLLAHSTLQRRDIDLQLAKTIIRDFINNVSHQISIEEIQKLVSDYFRLPVDTLKAKTRKREVVQARQISMYLAKKFTDLSLKMIGQHFGGRDHTTVIHACQSVLNLMDIDKTFQDDVLELQKQIDFAA